From the genome of Rhizobacter sp. AJA081-3:
GTGCTGGCGCTCGTGGCGGCAGGCAACACCGCGCAGCTGCAGGACAAGGCTTTCGTCGAGGAACTGAAGGCCTGGATCCGCTTCGGCCGCGACGAGGCGGCGCGCGCCGGCGACGGCCTGTTCACCGGCGCATCGGGCAACCCGACGGCGCCGCGCTGGCTCGGCAGCCGGCTGTTCGACCTCTTCTTCAAGGCCGGCAGCGAGAACGACAAGTACAGCAAGCAGATCCGCAGCTCGGCCGGCATCGCGGTGTTCGTCTCGCGGGCCGACGACGCCGCGCACTGGGTCGAGGCCGGGCGCTGCTACGAACGTTTCGCGCTGCAGGCCACCGCGCTGGGCATCCGCAACGCGATGATCAACCAGCCGGTGGAGGTGGCATCGCTGCGGCCGCAGCTGGCGAGGCAGCTCGGCATCACCGCCGGGCGGCCCGACCTGGTGGTGCGCTTCGGCCGCGGGCCGCGCATGCCGGCGTCGCTGCGCCGGCCGGTGCAGGCGGTGATCGTCTGATCAGGGTACGACTTTCGCGCGCGCCTCTTCCTGCAGGCGCAAGACCTTTGCGCTGCACCTGCCGGTGGTCGTCATCGGCAGCGCGGCGATGAACTCGATCTCCTTCGGGTACTCGTAGGGCGCGAGCTTGCCGCGCACGTGGCGCTGCAGTTCCTCGACCAGCGCCGCGCCGGGCTCGAAGCCGGGGGCGAGGACGACGAAGGCCTTGACCACCGCGCCGCGCTCGCGGTCGGGCTTGGGGATCACCGCCGCATTGGCCACTGCCGGGTGCTTGACGAGGCAGTTCTCCACCTCGCTCGGCCCGATCCGATAGCCCGCGGCCTTGAACACGTCGTCGCTGCGGCCCTGGTACCAGAGGTAGCCGTCGGCATCCATGACTGCGGTGTCGCCGGTGCGGCACCAGGAGTCGGCCGGGTCGCCGGTGAACTTGGCGCGCGTGGCCTCGTCGTTCTTCCAGTAGCCGAGGAAGAACACCGGGTCGGGGTGGCCGTGCACGTCGCGCCGGTGCACCGCCACGTCGCCCGGCGTGCCGCGCGGGCACTCGCGGCCTTCGTCGTCGAGCACGGTGATGCGGTGGCCGGGGTAGGCGCGGCCCATGCTGCCCGGCCGCGCCGGCCAGCGGATCGAACAGTTGCCGACGATGTAGTTGATCTCGGTCTGGCCGAACATCTCGTTGACGGTGACACCCAGCGCGTCCCGGCACCAGGCGAACACCGCGTCGCCCACCGCCTCGCCGGCGCTCATGATGGCGCGCAGCTTCAGATCGTGATGCTCGCGCGGCCGCGGCACCGCCTTCATCATCGCCTTCAGCGCGGTCGGGAACAGGAAGGTGTGCGTCACGCCATGGCGCGCCATCAGCTCGAGCGCGCGCTCGGCGCCGAAGCGTCCCTGGTAGGCGACGATCTCGCGGCCGAAGTAGAGCGTGGGCAGCAGCGCGTCCATCAATCCACCTGTCCACGCCCAGTCGGCGGGCGACCAGAACACGGCATCGTCCTGAGGGAACCAGTTCTGGCTGCAGACGAAGCCAGTGAGGTTGCCGATCAACGCGCGGTGCGGGATCAGCGCGCCCTTGGGCGGGCCCGTCGTGCCGCTGGTGTAGATCAACACGGCGGCCTCGTCGGCCTTCGTCCGCACCGCCGTGAACTCGGCGCGTTCGGCGGCGAGTGCGGCCGCCCAGTCGATGTCGCCCTGCCCGGCCGCATCGCCCACCGCGATCACTTGGCGCACCGTCGGGCACTGCGGCCGCGCGGCGCGCAGGTTGGCGATCGCGCTCTCGTCGACGATCGCCAGCACCGCCTCGCTGTGCTGCAGGCGGTACTCCAGCGCATCCGGGCCGAACAGCATCGACAGCGGCATCGCCACAGCGCCGAGCTGGAAGATCGCCATGTTGGCCACCGCCGTCTCGAAGCGCTGCGGCATCACCACCGCCACGCGGTCGCCGCGCTGCACGCCCAGGCGCTGCAGCGCGTTGGACAGACGGTTGGCGTTGACCTGCAGGTCGGCGTAGCTGAACTGCGCCGCGCGGCCATCCTCGTGTTCGTAGCGGATCGCCACCGCGCCCGGCGTGTCCCGCGCCCAGCGCGCACAGCAGACCTCGGCGATGTTGAAGAACTCGGGCACCTGCCAGCGGAAACCGGCATGCAGGGAGGCGTGGTGGTCGGCAGGAGCGCGAGAAGCCATGCGCCCGATTCTGGCACCGGCCCCGCCAGCACCAGGGCCGTGGATTCACTCAGTTGAGCCCCGCCGTGAAGGGCACGCCGGCCGGTCCGGTGACGAAGAACCGAATCAGGTACTGCGCGTGGTAGCCCCACTCGTCGGGCCGCGACACCCAGTCCACGCTCACGATCTGCTGGTTGCCGCCGTGCGGTTGCGCTCGCGGCTCCGACAGGCCGAGACCGATTCGATGCTCGATGCGCTCCAGTTCCCAGGCCCGGCCCACGCTGAGCCGCCACTCGTCGCTGCCGCGCTGCGAATCGCTGCCGCTGTGCCAGGCCCAGGCCCAGCGTGCGCCGAGCAGCGTCTCCTGCTTGCACTCCGAGGGCTGCGGGTGCGCGCAGTTCACGTTCGCGAACAGGGAGTCGGGCAACTCCACCGTCTCGCGCCGTGCCTGGAATCGGCCGGACTGTTCCTTCATTGCCGAGCCGGCGGCGGGAACCAGCTGAATGCGCACGTCCTGGTCGACCACGCCGCGCAGCTCGGCCGGCACCGAGGCGATCACCAGCTGCGGCGTCCACTCCTCGATCGTCAGCTTGACCATGCCGCCCGGGAACTGGCCCAGCATGCGCATCTCGCCGCGGCGGCTGCCGAGCTCGCAGCCGCGCATCGAGACGCGGCCGCCGGGCGTGATCGCGCCCTTGGGTGCGCTCGTGCTGCCGGGGATGCACATCGCCGCCGCATCGGCCGCGCCAGTCACGGCGATGCGCTCGCCCACCATCGGGCGCGACTTGGGCATCGGCAGTCCGCCGGACCGCGCCGGTGCCGCGTGCGCTTCGGCAAGCACCTGCGCATTGGCCGCGGCCAGCGCCGCGCCCGTCGGCGGCGCGGCGCGCGAGCCCGGCACACGAATCACCTTCAGCGGCGCCTTCGCCAGCACGGCGGCATCGGGCCGCGCGATGCGTGCATTGGCCGGGGTGGCCTTCGGAGCGGCACCCGACTGCAGGGGCTGCACGCCCATCGGCGAGCGGATTGCGGAAGGCGAAGCTGCCGGCACGCTGGCCGTGGCGCCCCACGCGATCGCGCGACCGGTGGGGCCCGTCTGGGCGGTGGCGAGCGAAGCAGCGCAAGCCAACGCCACGGCAGTGGCGCGGCGCGCGAGAACCAGTTTCAACGTCTTCATGGGGTCCCTTTCAACAAGGCTTGCAAGGCGGCGAGCGCGGCACTGTCGACAGCGCCTTTCGCGCCCGGCGGCTTCACCGCGTCGCCGAACAGATACGCATGGGTCGCAAGCACACGCTTGCCGTTGGGCGCCGTCTTCACGGCGCTGCCGGGCTTGCCCTTGCGCGATGCGGCGTCGAGCAGCACCTCGACGTCGACGTCGGGCTCGTCGCTGGTGGCGCGCAGCGGCAGGCCGCTGGCCTTGTCGATCCACAGCTTGAAGCGGATCTCGCCGCGGCCCAGGTCGCCGCTGGCCGTGAGCACCTGTGCCTCGCGGCCGGCCACGCGCTCGCTGCCGGCCGCCTTGCAGCCCTGCTCGACGAGGAAGGGCCCGAGGTCGCTGGCCAGCATGCGCATCTCGGGCGAGTCCAGCGGCGTCTTCGAGAAGCCGGCGCGGATCGCATTGCTGTACTGCACGCGGTCGATGACGATGCTGTGCATCAGCATCGGCTTCATGCCCATCTTCACCGCCTCGGGGTCGAGCGGCGAATCGATCGCGGCATGGATGCGCGGCTGCGCGAGCGCGGCCTGCGCTGCCTTCGCCACCGCGGCGCAGCCGCCGTCGGCGGCGGCGTTGCCGGCCGTCAGGCCCAGCATTGCCAGGGCGAAAGGACCGATGACAGTCTTCATGTCGTTCTCCATGGTCAGAAGCGCGCGGCGAGCTGCGCCACCGCGTCGTTGATGAGGCCGCGCAGCGCCTGGTCGACGCTGTCCTTGCGGCTGGTCTGCAGGCTCACGTCCGGCACCAGCGGGCTGGCTTCTTTGCCGCGCATCGAGCGCAGCGTCTGCACCAGCGTGGCGGTGCCCGAGACCTGCGCGGCGCTGCTCTTCAGCGGCCGACGCACGGCCACGGCATCGCGCACCTCGCCGCTGGCGGCGTCGACGATGCGCACGTCGATGCCCAGCGCATCGCTGGCGCCGCCCCCGCCGAGCTGCAGCCCGCCGACGTTGACGCCACCCTGCGTCTGCCGGTCGCCGGCGCTGAGCTCGGTGATGCTGGCCTCGAAGATGTACTCGGCCGCGCGCAGCGACTTCTGCGCGCTCTTGCCGGTGCTCTGGCCGGCGGCGTTGATCTGCTTCTCGCGGATAACGCCCTCGTTCAGCCGTGCGCGCTCCACCAGCGCGAAGCGGCCCTGGCCGGCCAGCGCCGTCTTGAACATGTCGGTGGCGCCGCGCGCGCCGATCTCGGGCACGCTGCTGCGGAACTCGTAGATCGTCACCGCGACGCGTTCGCCGCGATAGGGCAGCCGCGCCATCGGCGCCGCAGCGGCAACTGCCTGCGGCTGGACCGGCATCGTGCCGCCGCAGGCCGAGAGCAGCAGCGTCGCGGCGAGCCACACCGCATGTCGGTGAAGGGATTCGTGCTTCATGGATGAACTGGGCTCCGGTTGAGGGTCAGGACGTCGCGCCGCGGCGCCGGCGCAGGGCCAGCGCGGTCAGGCCGGCGAAGATCACGGCGAACAGCGGCACGGTGAATTCGACGTCGAGCAGGAAATCGATCGCCAGGGTGGTGAAGAAGGGCAGCACCTTCAGCAGGCTCGCGCTGGTCTCGTCGTCGCCGCCGCGGCCGAACAGGCAGTGCGCGCCCGGCTCGGCGTGGCGCGGCCCGTGCACCGTCACACCGCGGTAGACGAGCCCGTGCGACGCCGCGTGCGCGGCGCAGACCGGTGCCACGATGCCGCGCTCCATGGCCTGCTCGAGCAGGAGCCCGACCACGAAGGCCAGCACGCACACCAGGGCGAGGCGGCGGAAGCCGCGCCAGCCCTCCCACAGCGCGCTCGCCTCGTTCATGGCGCCGTCGCCTTCCACACCTGGCCCACGCTGCCCCTGAACTGCGTCCAGACGGTGAAGAGCGTGCCGGCGCCGTCGACGGCCACCTGCGGGTCGAAGCTCGCGTCGTCGACCGGGCTGTCGATGCGCACCGGGCCGGCCAGCCAGTTCGCGGTGCTGTCGAGGCTGCGTGCGAACGCATGCGGGTTGGCCGACGAGCCGCGCCAGACGACTGTCGTGCGACCCTGGCCGTCGATGGCGACGCGCTGCTCGGTGTGCTGCAGCAGGCCGTCGGTCGAGGCCTGCAACTCGCTGCCCCAGCTGCCGGTGGCGGCGTCGTAGCGGCGAACGAAGACCTGGCTGAACGAAGTCCTCGCGTCGCCCCAGGCGAGCACGGCCTGGCCGGCCGGGTTCATGGCCAGCGCGGGTTCGTTGAACTGGCGCGCCACACCCTGCTCGGTGATGCCCACGCCGGCCGACCAGGCGCCGCCCGCGGCCCCGGCGCTGCTCCACAGGCTGCGCAGCGTGCCTTCGTTCTGCTGCCAGACCACCAGCGCGCGGCCATCGGCGGCCACCGCCGCGCGCGGCAGGCTCGCGAGCACGGTGCTGCGGCCGCCGTCCACGCTCAGCACCTGCGGCAGGCTCCAGGTGGCGGCACCGAGGCGCCGGCTGGCCAGCACCTGCGGCGCGCCGCTGTCGCTGGCCTGTTCCCAGGCGAGCACGGTGTCACCGCCAGCGCCGACGGCGATGGCCGGATGGTCCACGTCGCCGTCCGCCGACTCGACCAGTCCGACTGGCGACCAAGTCGTGCCATCGCCTTCGGCCACGACGAGGTTGCGCTGCGCCGACAGGTCCCCCACCGCGGGCCGAAACTCGCGCCAGGCGAGCGTCGCCAGCCCGTCGGGCGACACGGCGAGCGCATAGCCGTCCAGCGCCTCGCGGTTGGCGGGCAGCTTGAAGCCGGCCGTCCAGGTGACGGAGCCGTCGCCGCCGCGCGTGCCGCGTGCCGACCACATCGCGTGGGTCTGGCCGGGCGTGCCATCGCTGTCGGAGTCGCGCCAGGCCACCACTGCGTTGCCCGCGGCATCGATGCCCACGAGCGGCACGACCGCGTCACCGATGCTCGCGCGGATCTGCTGCGGCAGGCTCCAGCCGCCTGCGTGGAAGCTGCTGCCGAACACCGCATAGCGCCCCTGCACCCACTGCGACCACACCACGACGGCATCGCCGGCCGCGTTGACCGCCAGTTGCGGACGCGCGTCGATCGGCACCGGGCCTGCGCCCAGCAAGGACGCGGCGGACCACGTCGGCGCGGGCATCGGTGCGGGTGCGGGTGCGGGTGCAGGTGCAGGTGCAGGTGCAGGTGCAGGTGCGGGTGCGGGTGCGGGCGCGGGCGCCGGGGCCGGCGTACCGCCCCCGTCCGAGCCGCCGCCGCAGGCACCGAGCAGCATCGCGCCGCAGCCGGCCGCGAGCCAGGCCCGCCGAAGCTGCTGCAGTCGTGTGGTGTCCATCGTGTTCTCCCTGGTGTGGAGCCCCGCCATGGAGGGGTCTGACCAGGAATACGCAATCGCACACGCCCATCCGCCATTGGCCATCGATGAGCGAAGACGACGCGACGTCGACGTGCGGCGCGCAAGGCTGAAGGCGCGGGCTCGCCGCCGCGATCACCAGCGTGTCGCGGCGGCCCGATCGTCTTTGAAGGGGAGGCAAGCCAGGCGCGATGCGGCAGCCCGCAGCCCGGGCGATCGTTCCGGGCGGCCCAGGGCGCGCATCGCCCGTGCGTGTTCCACCTGCGTTCGGTCGGCCATCCGGCCCTGCGGATTCAGCCGCTGCCAGGCATCGCGTGCTTGGCGCAACGGCGGTTCGGCCGCTTCGGCTCGGTGATCTGCAAGCAGGGCCTGCCCAAGCAGCCAGCGCGCTTCGGCCAGCAGGGGCGAATCGGCGTGCTGATTCGCCTGAAGTGTGGCCAGCAACGGCTCCACGGTGGCGATGGCGTCTCGCGCATGGCCTGCGGCCAGCTGCGCCAGGGCCACGGCCAGCGCCGAGCTAGCCGCGACTGGCGGTGCCGCTGCGCGCAGCTTGACAGACGCCTCGCGCGCCAGCGCCAGCGCCTCCTCGGCGCGATCGCTCGCGGCCAGCACGGCCGCCAGTTGGTTGTCGAATCGGGCGACCACCAATGCCTGCTTCGGATCGAGCCCGGCGCGCCGCGCCCGCAGTTCGCGCTCCGCCTCGGCGAGCCGGCCCAGACCCGCCAAGGCCATCGACTGCGTGAGGTACGCGTTGCGCGCCAGCGGGCTGTTCGCGCCGGCGGCCTGCTCGTAAGCCTGCAAGGATCGCTGCACGGCCGCCAAGGCCTCGTCGTGGCGGCCCAGCGCATTCAGGGCATCGCCCATGACCTGTTCCGACACCGCACGATGCAGCGCCGAGTTCTTCGAATCGCCCGACCCCGTCGCCTTCAGGCCCGTCCGCAGGCTGTCGAGCGCTGCGTCGGGCTGACCGTGGTCGCGCTGCGCCCGGCCGAGGAAGCCGAAGGCCGCGGCAACATCGCGGTGCTGCGCGCCGAGCAGCGCCTTCATCCGCGCGGCGCTGTCGCCCAGGGTCGCAACGGCTTCGGCATAGCGGCCTTCCGCGAGATAGGCATTGCCCACCGCCAGGTGGTTGGCGATCAGCGGTTGCACCTCGCGCGTGCCGAAGATCTGCTTCGCCAGCGCCTCCGCCTTCAGCGCCGCGTCGAGCTCGCCGGGGCGGCGCGCGGAGCTCAGCGCGTTGGCCAGCCAGGCCCAGGCGTACAGGCGCGTCGTCGGATCGATCCTTGCCGCCTCACGGTCGGCGATCGCCGTCGCCTCGCGGGCCATCGACACGGCCTCGTCGTTCGAGCCGGAGAGGATCAGGCTGCGGCTGAGCCACTGCATCGATTCGACGATGAGCGTGGAGTCGTCGAGCCGGCGCGCCTGCGCCAGGGTTTCGCGCAGATGCACGATGGCGTCGGCGCTGCGGGCCTGCGTGGCCAGCCCTTCGCCGAGAACGCGCCGGGCCTGGACGGTCAGGCGATCGCTCTGACCGAGTCGTTGTGTCGCCAGCTGCACGACCCCCTCGAGCAGACCGACAGCCTCGCTCTCCTGCCCGAATCCGATGAGGCCGGAGGCGATCGACGTCTGCAGCTCGACCTGGGCGGCCACGTCGTCGCGGAAGTCGCTGTCCACCTTGGCGCGCGCCTGCCGCAGCAGGTCCAGTGCCGTGGTGGCCGCGCCACTGCCGGCACCGGTGTCGGCCGACTGGAAGATCGAGAGCACGAATCGCTTGGCCCGGTCGGCACGGGCGGCCTCGACACGCGCCTCGCGCGCTTGCCAGGCCGTGGCAGCGAGTCCCGCCGCGAGCGTGATCGACAGCGCCGAAGCGACGCCATAGGCCACACGATGCCGGACGAGCGCCTTGCGCAGCCGGTAGCCCAGGCTCGCCGGGCGCGCCTGGATGGGCATCGATTGCAGGTTCCGCTCGATGTCCTGCGCCATCGACTCCGCCGAGCTGTAGCGATCGGCGGGCAACGCGGCCAGCGCCTTCATCACGATGGTGTCGATGTCGCCGCGCAGCGCGCGGGCCGTGGCCGGGTCCACCGCCATCGCGCTGGGCGCCATCGACTTCCAGCGCCGCGGGCATGGCGCGCTTGATGGTGTATGGCCGCGCAGCGGCCGGTGGCGCTCGTGAAGCAGCACGCCGAGCGAGTAGACGTCGCTGGCGGTGCCCAGCGTCTGGCCGGCGACCTGCTCGGGCGAGGCGTACTGCGGCGTCATCGCGCGGCCGCCGAGCTGGGTGAGCTCGGTGTCCTGCGTGGCGCCGTCGTCGTCCAGCAGCTTGGCCACGCCGAAATCGAGCAGCTTGACCTGCCCGCGCTCGTCGACCAGCACGTTGGCCGGCTTGATGTCACGGTGGATGACGAGTTGAGCGTGCGCATGCTGTACCGCCTGCAGCACCTGCAGGAACAGGCGCAGCCGCGCCGCCGTGGGCAGCGCTTGTTTCGCCGCATGCGCGGTGATCGGCTCGCCCTGCACGTACTCGAGCGCGAGCCAGGGCTGCGCGCCGTCCAGGCCGGCATCGAGCACCGAGGCGATGTGCGGGTGCGTCAGCGCCGAAAGGATCTCGCGTTCGCGCGCGAAGCGCTCGCCGATGACGCGGGCGCGCGCGCCCAGCCAGGGCAGCTTGAGCGCCACCTCGCGCCGGTGCGCGCCGTCGGCGCGTTCGGCCAGCCACACGCTGGCCATGCCGCCCTGGCCGAGCTCGCGAAGCAACGCGTAGGGCCCGATGTGCTGGCCCATCGCGAGGCCGGCTGAGGCCGGCGCGGCCGCCAGCACCGGCAGCGCCTGCAGGAAGGTTCCGGTCTCGATCGCGCGCCGCTCGTCGAGCAACTGGCGCAGCGCCGGAGCCAGCGCGCCCAGCGACGCCTCGCGCGCGGCCAGCCAGGCCTCGCGCTCGGCCGGCGGAAGCTCGAGCGCTTCGTCGAGCAGGCGCAGCAGCGCAGACCAGTCGTTGCGGGCCAGGTTCATGGGGATGTGGTGCGGTGTCCTGCAGGCATACGCATCGGCGCGCGGCCATCCGCCATGGCCGCGGCGCGATCAGCCACGCTTGAGGCTCGCGTACAGGAAGCTGCGCGCCTTCTCCCAGTCGCGCTCCACGGTGCGCTTGGCCACGCCGAGCGCCTGCGCAATCTCGTCCATCTCCAGGCCCACGAAGTAGCGCATCTCGACCACGCGCACCAGGCGCTCGTCGATCGCGGCCAGCTCCTGCAGCGCCTCGTGCACCTGCAGCACCTCGTCGCTGGAGGCCGGCTGCGCATCGGCGGCCTGCGTGTCGAAGGTGACCATCAACTGGTCGCCTCCTCGCCGCTCGGCACGGCTCTCGCGCACCAGGTCGACGACTACCGAGCGCATCACCCGCGCCGCGTAGGCGAGAAAGTGCGAGCGGTCTTCCAAGCGCAGCTGCTGCAGCTTCACCAGCCGCAGGTAGGACTCGTGCACCAGCGAAGTGGTGTCGAGCAGCGTCGGCCCCTGGCCGCCGCGCAGCTTGGCGTGCGCGATCTGGCGCAGCTCGGCGTAGAGCAGTTCGTAGAGCCGGTCCACCGCGCCCTCGGCGCCCTGATTGGCCGAGCGGATCAGCGCGGTGACGTCGCCGCTCACGCGCTTCCCTCGCCGAGACGGCGCAGCGAGTCACCGGTGACGCGGCAGATGCGCCAGTCGGGCATCACCGTGGCGCCCATCTTCTCGTAGAAGCGGATCGCGTTCTCGTTCCAGTCGAGCACGCTCCACTCGAAGCGGCCGTAGCCGCGCGCCACCGCGATGGCGCCCAGCCGCGCCAGCAGCGCCTGGCCGATGCCGCTGCCGCGCTGCGCGGGCTGCACGTACAGGTCTTCGAGGTACAGCCCTGGGCGCGACAGGAAGGTGGAGAAGTTGGTGAAGAACAGCGCGAAGGCGACCACGTTGCGGTCCACCTCGGCGACCAGCGCCTCGACCACGGGCTTGTCGCCGAACAGGTGCGGGCGCAGCGTCTGCGGCGTCACCTGCAGCAGGTGGGTCAGCTGTTCGAACTCGGCCAGCTCGCGGATCAGGCCGACGATGGCATCGACATCGCGCAGCTCGGCGGCGCGCAGGGTGAAAGGGGGTGAAGCGCTCATGCGCGCCATTGTCCATGGAGTCGGACAGCACTGTCCCGCCATCGACAGCGAGCGGCGTCGAATGCCACTAGAGTCCGTTGCATGAGCTCCCCCGTCTACGTCGCGAGCCGCCCGGCACGCAGCCTGTTCGTCACCGTGCGCGGCCTGCGCTACCACCTGCTCGCCTGGGGCGACCCGGCGCTCGCCACGCCCGAGCGACCGCCGCTGGTGCTGTTGCACGGCTGGATGGACGTGGCGGCCTCGTTCCAGTTCATGGTCGACGCACTGGCCGACGATCGCTACGTGATCGCCGCCGACTGGCGCGGCTTCGGCCTGAGCGACAGCGGCGGCGGCGACAGTTACTGGTTCCCCGACTACCTCGGCGACCTGGACGCGCTGCTCGAACACCCGGAGCTCGGCCTGGCCGGCCAGCCGGTCGACCTGCTCGGCCACAGCATGGGCGGCAACGTGGTGATGATCTATGCCGGCGTGCGGCCCGAGCGCATCCGTCGGCTGATCAACCTCGAGGGTTTCGGCATGCCGCAGACCGTGCCGGCGCAGGCGCCCAAGCGCTACCGGCAGTGGCTCGACGAACTGCGCGAGCCGGCCGAACTGCGCCGCTATGCCAGCGTGGCCGAGGTGGCCGCGCGGCTGCGCAAGACCAACCCGCTGCTGCCCGAGGACAAGGCAGCCTGGCTGGCGCCGCACTGGTCACGCCAGGGTGCCGACGGGCAGTGGGAGATCCTCGGCGACCCGGCGCACAAGCGCACCAATCCGATGCTTTATCGGGTGGACGAGGTGCTGGCCTGCTGGAAGCAGGTCCGTGCGCCGCTGCTGTGGGTGGACGGCGACCGCACCGACATCGAGAAGTGGTGGGGCCACCGCTACCCGCGCAGCGAGTTCGACGAGCGGCTGGCGGCGGTGGCGCAGGTCGAGCGGCACCGGCTCTCGCCGGCCGGGCACATGCTGCACCACGACCAGCCCGAGGCGCTGGCTCGACGGATCGAATCCTTCCTGGCCTGAGCGCGCCTGCAGCAACCCGCCGGGCGTGCGAAGATGGGCGAAGCGGCCACGCATCACGGCCCGCCAGCGGAGTGCTCGCGATGAGTGCAGGCAAGACGATCCGTCGCATCGGTTTCCGGAAGTGGTACGAACGGGAGCTGCTGCAAAGCCACGCCAACCTCGTGCTGCTGCTGCTGGCCACCCTGGGCCTGCTCGGCTGTGCCGAGGCGTACAGCGCGCGGGCGGCCCTGGGCGATCAGCTGCAGGTGCTCGCCGCAGCCGCCGCCAGCGCCGCCATCGGCCTGCTGGCGCTGCGGCGCTACCTCTACCTGCTCAACCACGCCGAGTTCGTTGCCAACCAGGCCACCTGCGCGCACTGCGACACCTATGCGCGCCTGGAGTTGATCGACGAGAACGTCGCCGCCAACCGCCTGCAGGTGCGCTGCCGCAAATGCGGCCACCAGTGGCCGATCGACCTCTGAGGGCCGTCCGCGCCTGGCCGACGCCATCCCAAGGCGCAGCGAGATGTGCCACACGACACGCAGATGACGGGGGATGACGCGTTTCTGCGTCAGCCCGGGGTCAGTTTTCTGTAACATGCGCCCTGTCCTATGGCGACCATCTACTCCAAGACCGCAGACGGCCAGAACGAGATCGAGACCCGAGCTCGCAGGCTGACTCCCCGCGCGCGCTCGACGCTGATCCTCGTCGACGGCAAGCGCAGCGCCGCTGAACTCGGCAAGCTCGTGCAGCAGGCCGACGAAACGCTGCAGGCCTTGCTGGAAGCGGGGCTCATCGAGGTCGTGGTCACCAAATCCGCGCCGGTCAAGGACACGATCCCGGCCCCGTTGGCGGGCGGCGCCCCGGCGGCGCCGGCGCCCGCATCGGGCATGGCGCTCGTCGAATTCGAGGCCACGCGCCGCGACGCGGTGCGCGCCATCAACGACCTGCTCGGCCCGGAGGCCGAGACCCTGGCCTTGCGGATGGAGCGCGCGACCGACGCCGACCAATTGCGGATCGCTCTGGAGCGGGCCGTGGCCTACATCGCCAATGCACGTGGCGGCGGCCCGGCAGCCCAGTTCGCAGGCAAGTTCCTGAGCAACCTGCAGGGCTGAGCGGTTCAGCGCGGCAGCCAGCGCCGCTGCGCTGCCAGGCGCGACAAGGCGTGCCAGTCGTCCCCCTCGCGCTGGTCGAGCACTTTCGGCCACAGCTTGAGCAGCAGTTCGGCAGTGGCCAGCGTGTCGGCGGCCGCCTGGTGACGCACCGCGCATTGCACGCCGAGCGCCGCCATCCAGTCGTCCAGGGATCGGCCCGACACGTCGGGCCGCACCACCTGCGCAACATCGGCCAGGTCGATCCACGGGTTGGCCAGGCGTCGGCCCAGCGCAGCGCGCATCGCACGCTGGATCAGCGCCTCGTCGAAGGCGACGTGAAAGCCGATCAGCGGCGAGGCACCCACCCAGCGCTCGAACTCGGCCAGCGCCTGCGCGGCTTCCACGCCCTGGCCCTGCGCGCCCACGCCGATGCCGTGCAGCAGGATGTTGGCCTTGTCCACCGGTGCGGCCTCGTGGCGCAGCACCACCTCGAAGCTGTCTCCGAGCGTGATGCGTGGCGCGCCAGCTTCTCGGCGCAAGGCGATGGCGGCAATGGCGAGCAGGCGGTCGCGCGAGGCATCCAGCCCGCTGGATTCGACATCGAGCACCACCCAGCGCCCTTCATCGGCCGGCGCCGCGCCACGCCTCGAGAACCAGCCCATCATCGCTG
Proteins encoded in this window:
- a CDS encoding acyl-CoA synthetase, with the translated sequence MASRAPADHHASLHAGFRWQVPEFFNIAEVCCARWARDTPGAVAIRYEHEDGRAAQFSYADLQVNANRLSNALQRLGVQRGDRVAVVMPQRFETAVANMAIFQLGAVAMPLSMLFGPDALEYRLQHSEAVLAIVDESAIANLRAARPQCPTVRQVIAVGDAAGQGDIDWAAALAAERAEFTAVRTKADEAAVLIYTSGTTGPPKGALIPHRALIGNLTGFVCSQNWFPQDDAVFWSPADWAWTGGLMDALLPTLYFGREIVAYQGRFGAERALELMARHGVTHTFLFPTALKAMMKAVPRPREHHDLKLRAIMSAGEAVGDAVFAWCRDALGVTVNEMFGQTEINYIVGNCSIRWPARPGSMGRAYPGHRITVLDDEGRECPRGTPGDVAVHRRDVHGHPDPVFFLGYWKNDEATRAKFTGDPADSWCRTGDTAVMDADGYLWYQGRSDDVFKAAGYRIGPSEVENCLVKHPAVANAAVIPKPDRERGAVVKAFVVLAPGFEPGAALVEELQRHVRGKLAPYEYPKEIEFIAALPMTTTGRCSAKVLRLQEEARAKVVP
- a CDS encoding sigma-E factor regulatory protein RseB domain-containing protein, which translates into the protein MKTVIGPFALAMLGLTAGNAAADGGCAAVAKAAQAALAQPRIHAAIDSPLDPEAVKMGMKPMLMHSIVIDRVQYSNAIRAGFSKTPLDSPEMRMLASDLGPFLVEQGCKAAGSERVAGREAQVLTASGDLGRGEIRFKLWIDKASGLPLRATSDEPDVDVEVLLDAASRKGKPGSAVKTAPNGKRVLATHAYLFGDAVKPPGAKGAVDSAALAALQALLKGTP
- a CDS encoding CsgG/HfaB family protein, producing MKHESLHRHAVWLAATLLLSACGGTMPVQPQAVAAAAPMARLPYRGERVAVTIYEFRSSVPEIGARGATDMFKTALAGQGRFALVERARLNEGVIREKQINAAGQSTGKSAQKSLRAAEYIFEASITELSAGDRQTQGGVNVGGLQLGGGGASDALGIDVRIVDAASGEVRDAVAVRRPLKSSAAQVSGTATLVQTLRSMRGKEASPLVPDVSLQTSRKDSVDQALRGLINDAVAQLAARF
- a CDS encoding serine/threonine-protein kinase; the protein is MNLARNDWSALLRLLDEALELPPAEREAWLAAREASLGALAPALRQLLDERRAIETGTFLQALPVLAAAPASAGLAMGQHIGPYALLRELGQGGMASVWLAERADGAHRREVALKLPWLGARARVIGERFAREREILSALTHPHIASVLDAGLDGAQPWLALEYVQGEPITAHAAKQALPTAARLRLFLQVLQAVQHAHAQLVIHRDIKPANVLVDERGQVKLLDFGVAKLLDDDGATQDTELTQLGGRAMTPQYASPEQVAGQTLGTASDVYSLGVLLHERHRPLRGHTPSSAPCPRRWKSMAPSAMAVDPATARALRGDIDTIVMKALAALPADRYSSAESMAQDIERNLQSMPIQARPASLGYRLRKALVRHRVAYGVASALSITLAAGLAATAWQAREARVEAARADRAKRFVLSIFQSADTGAGSGAATTALDLLRQARAKVDSDFRDDVAAQVELQTSIASGLIGFGQESEAVGLLEGVVQLATQRLGQSDRLTVQARRVLGEGLATQARSADAIVHLRETLAQARRLDDSTLIVESMQWLSRSLILSGSNDEAVSMAREATAIADREAARIDPTTRLYAWAWLANALSSARRPGELDAALKAEALAKQIFGTREVQPLIANHLAVGNAYLAEGRYAEAVATLGDSAARMKALLGAQHRDVAAAFGFLGRAQRDHGQPDAALDSLRTGLKATGSGDSKNSALHRAVSEQVMGDALNALGRHDEALAAVQRSLQAYEQAAGANSPLARNAYLTQSMALAGLGRLAEAERELRARRAGLDPKQALVVARFDNQLAAVLAASDRAEEALALAREASVKLRAAAPPVAASSALAVALAQLAAGHARDAIATVEPLLATLQANQHADSPLLAEARWLLGQALLADHRAEAAEPPLRQARDAWQRLNPQGRMADRTQVEHARAMRALGRPERSPGLRAAASRLACLPFKDDRAAATRW
- a CDS encoding ECF-type sigma factor produces the protein MSGDVTALIRSANQGAEGAVDRLYELLYAELRQIAHAKLRGGQGPTLLDTTSLVHESYLRLVKLQQLRLEDRSHFLAYAARVMRSVVVDLVRESRAERRGGDQLMVTFDTQAADAQPASSDEVLQVHEALQELAAIDERLVRVVEMRYFVGLEMDEIAQALGVAKRTVERDWEKARSFLYASLKRG